A segment of the Amblyomma americanum isolate KBUSLIRL-KWMA chromosome 6, ASM5285725v1, whole genome shotgun sequence genome:
GTATACAGTTATCTCCGACTTCTTGAATCGAAACTCCAACCAAGCGAACAAAGCAAGACACGGAGTAGACGGGATGAACTGGTTTGGTTTCAGTTGTCTGTCCTGTGATCAGATCTCATATATTATAaacatgcaccaacaagcccaacaacGTGTTTTCTTGAGCGTATGCCAGTAGAAAACCTGGCCCCTTCAGGGCAGACTAGGACGTACTGCAAGTCTTCAAGTGAAACTTTCCCTGTGGCCTCACTGGTTGAAAAGATTACCGTTTCACctggagagagatagagagagaggcagggatgttaacctgaagggtgttccggttggctaaaTACTTAGTTTACTAATGAGATTGCTGGTACGAACTGCTCGTCCCTGGCTGCTTCAGTAGCGCCTTCCCATTAAAGTTGCGTTCAGTTGTACTTCACCACGAAATGTACAGTATTCAGCGCTCCTTGCCACGATCACTGCCATGATCACTGCCACGAAATAAAGCATCAGACGGCGTTGCCTCTTTACGactcgtcctttttttttttcaatcttccTCCGACTGCGTGAAGACTGCAATGTGCATACGcgtcttggctttttttttttttctggtttctaAGCTGCGCAAGTGGAGCTGGAATTAGAGCTCTGAATCTTTATTATAAAAATAAAAGCTGGATACTCACAGAAATTCAGACAGTTCGTCGCAGATTAATCCAGATTTAAGAGCTGGATAATTTTGAAAAACTAACCGTACCTTAGCTGTCCATAATGGGTGAAGCATTTTTTTTGTGAATGTCTAGTACTGAGTCTTTTTGCTCATATCGCACTTTTTGCTAGCACTGCTGAAAATTATTAAAAAATTGTCTAAATGCAGATAGCTGTGATGACGCGCCAAGGAATTCTGCGGCATCTAGACGTTTGTCTATACACATTGTTGCTCACAACAAAAACGTGAAGCTGTCACCGGAGCTTGCCGCTACTACGTTGCAAACAGACTTCAGCGACGACTGGACGCTTCGGCTGCATTTGCCCTCATTACGCAATGCAGATGTCGTTTGCATGGGTCCTGACGTTTaaaaatgaatttttaaaaattttaatgAATAAATTGTTGATTTACCAAAGCCAAAATACACTTTCGGGCCTGTCTTGGTAAGATAAGAGCTTCAAGGGTAGTTGCGTGCAGCACCCTTACAGTGTGCAAATCCATGACTGAAACCATGATTTACAACAACGTACAAACATAATCTAAATAGATGAAGTAAACTCTGTTTTGCTTGCTTTCCACTACTGAGAGAAATGTTTCGACAGGAGGAGGGCTGAAATCCAAAGGCACGTAGTATGAACGACACGCTCCTAATATATGTGCACACACGAGGCTCTACAAAGCGTTCACGTGGCTGGGTCTGTCAAGCAGGCGTGCACTCAGTGCAAAGCCTTTCCATCAAAATAGCTGCAACTATGAACAGCTgagatattaaaaataaaaagaacggtATTCACAAATACTCGAACCGTTTAACGCGATAAGCTAAGGCATGAACAATTTGGTGGTGAACTTTGAAAGTTTAATAGAGTATGTTAAACTACCAGCTTTGTAGTAGTTCGGTACAAACATATGTCAAATGGGCATTCCACTACAAATTACAGCAAGAAAAATTCGCAGATATTTTATACAGGGTGCGCACTGAACAGGGGAACTGCTTTAACAGGAGAAGGTAGGCGACTGCAGAAAAAATGATCCAACAGGAGGCATACATTTCAGAGGGTTGCAGAAGCGATAAGCCTAGTCTCTTACACATGTTATAATGGTACCCGCCCTATCATTTTTGTGAATCTTCATCATCAGCGGCATTAAATGCGTGCCAGGAATCGACAATGTCAACCCCTAACTTAAATCTTGCTCGTATGTATTCGTTATGTTATTTTATGTTTTGTTACGTTATGTTGTTTATGTTATGTTATTTTTCTACCAGCTCTGAGATTCAACGCTCGTAAAGGCGGTGCGGGATGAAAGACGTTCAACCATTTCATGAGATCGCGCTATCAAGTACATTCTTGTACATGGAAGTCATTCAGCGCTTGTTTGGCTAACACTTTTCTCgtcgaaatggttcctcagcAAAGACGTGCCGCTTTCATAGCTCATTGAGGCACATGGTAAAAGCGACTGAAACGATTTTTCGGCCAAAACCAGAATCAATACTTAGCCCAACAATTCGATTCCTCATAATCAGTAGGGCTTAAGCTCCGCGTGAAATATACATTTGCGCATTACAAAAACCAAAAGATTGCAGTTATCTAAGAACGAAAAAGTAGAAAACAAATTAACACTTTTAATGTCATAAGTTGGTATTAAACGTGCGAAATGTTGCAATCTTACCAGCGTACACACTTAACTATTCGTTTGGAGAAGTTTCCCCCATACGGTGTCCCCCATAGCACCAGGTGTAAGTTCGGGACCACACCACACCATATCAtgccacaccacaccataccaacCCATACCAcaacataccacaccataccacaacataccgtaccataccataccataccataccataccataccataccataccataccatgccaacACCACACCACTGAACAATATGACGATTTATAGAAAACTGTGTGGTGGAGATGCGCAGATATCGGTCCCGGAACGACTAATAAGTTGCTAATgttggaatacatcgtttagcaATACACTCATCCAACACGGCATGCTCGTTGAAGAAAAGTTATCTATGCTCTAGCTAATAAGCCTTGAAAGACTAATATTAATCAAAGGGCTTTATTGAAAACTAATAAGTGGCGACCTCGCGCGGCATGCATTGGCCCTTCATTGTTTCATTCTGGCGTATGGGGTTAAGCTACCGACGCACAGATGGCGACTCTTCCATGCTCCTCGTGGTTCTCCTACTCCTCAAGGCAACCAATTCGTAAAGTGGAAGCTCTCTCCTGTAACCGGTTTGCCTAGAACCCAGCAACTCGGGCAAGAGAGGAGCCTCAGGGCCCGCGTTCGCTTTCTCAAGAACACACGCATAATACCGCGCGCGCGTGTGTACACGCTTACGCACGCTCgcattagcagagaaggcaaagaTTGGATTACCTTCGATCACAAGGTTAGGCTGCCGGCCCCGCTTTAATCAATTCATGTTTATGGAATATTTACCTTGACAGTGCTTTGAGCTGGCATTCAGGACAGCTTTTGAAGTTTGCGTTCTATTCCACTACAATGTAGACAGAGTAAGTTGACTTGAATTGCAACATTATTTATTGCCTTTCAATTTTGATACCACTGAAACAATACCAACTATATACCATAAGACTATAGTTTGGCATGATCTCCAAAGAtgctttcgttaaaatttaagcagcgctaacttttaggacgaatacacagaagacatgacaggacgggcggtGCTTAAAGTTatcgctgcttaaattttaacgaaagaatatgcataaccaactagccccgcaacgtgttttccAAAGATACTCATTCAGAAACGGGTTATCAACACAAAGCTCCAGTTTCGCAGTTTTGTTAACTTGTACGAGTGAATGTTCACACAGCCTTGTGAGTTCAAGCGCCTTCCAAGAGGGTGACACTGATATAGCTGTGAGACAGTGATACAGAAATGGGGACAATCGGAAACAAGCCTGCACAAATATTCATAGTCACGCAATTTACGCAAGGCACGTTGCGCTGCAGCTATAATTTCGTGATAGTATTCTTACAACACACTAATTCCAGCCCAAAATCAACATTTGGCTCTCCCCTGGATGCCTTGATTTACTCTCACTTTAAGAAACCAACATAAGGGCTATTCAGTGCCCGCATCTACATCGATTCTCAAGCAAATACTGAAGCCCTGCCAAGCTGTTTATTTGTTTGCGCCAGTGACGATTTCTTAAAAAACTTTGAAGTTCACAACTACAGTGCAAGAAAGAACTCAAATTTTAACGCTGTCATTTTAAAATATTACATTATTATTCAGCCGTCAAACGGTTCAAAGCATAGTTTCCAGGTGTGTGCAAAATAGAAAAATATCCGGCCTGTTTTGAGAGTGCCTTTAACATAGTAATTTTGAACACGAGCCACAGGGCGAGTCTTAGCAGCTGTCTGTAGCGATGCCTGGCTGAGGGTTCTGGTAACGTGCCCTTTAGGAGCATGTCGCTCCGTCTGCTCCTACTAGCATGGCATACAACCAGAAGCGGATGGCGCTTGCCGCTATTGGAAGGGAGTGATACTCTGGCCGGTTCAGTACTGTGCTAACATTACTGCTTTGGTAAAGGGGCCTAGTATGGAAAGGTTGTCTATTTCGAGCCAAAATTGGAAACATGAACGAGATGATCGATAGTCAGCCTTTTCCACGTTCCTTTAGCGTTGGTGATAAGCTTATTAAAACGTTACCAGCAGTTCTAGCGTAATAGATTAAATATTTATGATTTTGTTTTTCTAACCTTATCATGTTTCCACATGATGGGCGCTTTCTCTGCTTTTCTTGCAGTGTTAATTAATGAACTGTGAAGAGAGGAACGCAGTTAAGGTGACTGTCCTGCAACACTGTCTACTACCAACTTGCCGCTTAGACCTAAGCTGGTTGGTATACACAAAGGATAACCATTATTCTTAAAAAGGGGCGTTGAGAAAACACTTAATAATTGTGTAGACGTTTATAGCTGCTTTTAAATCCATGCTTCAGTTTACCGGCTGCATGTCCTCTCACCTtcaaccaattaaaaaaaagaggcaAGCGCGTACACACCGCTGAAACGTGTGTGCATAATTTCTGTTCCGAACAGACTTGCTCTGCTGAGCGATCTAAAACTGGGAAAAATAAAGCACATGTAAGCACCTAGCTGGAGGCTGACGGTTTTTCGCGCTCGATACTTATGTAACGCTGTCGTTTCAACTTTCAActgcatatatatttttttcagtcTTAATTTTAAAATCTGGAATTAGCTATCTACGCCCTCCCTCTTCCTCCTAGAATGTTTGGCTTCATTCGGACTAAGTGTTCTCCAATGGTCCTAAATGAAGAGGAAGTGTTCTTTTTCAAGAGACCTAGTATTGGTCTCCAATTAAGGTGTTTTCCTCTTCTTTCATCCTGTTATATTTAGAAATTAACTGCAGGAGCTTTAGAGTGAAGCAAATTACCAGAGACGctatatttccttttttttttgcgctagtgGCATAGAGGATATTTACAAGGGCTCACGGCGTACCGCACATTGCTCATCTTTAAGCAACTAATGTGTTGAGAGCCAGAGGACAGTCCAGTGAGAATGCGGGTCATTCAACGTATGCCATTTATGACAATACAGTCTACAAGGGTAgatgtgcgggctagttggtggttcatacttggtttaaacagcgcaaaagacgtggACGCAGAACGGACACACAAGACATACAGCGCTGTatctgtcgtgtgtgtgtgtcttgtgtgtcccttgtgcgtccgcgtcttttgcgctgtttaaaccaaaTACAGTCTACATGTGCCTCAGCCATTCACCTTATGCCGACCTTAGTGTGGGTACTGGTGGAGTCAAGGGTGCCATACAGATAGCACTCTCagagaggaatttttttttttttgaagactgAGACAGCAAGCCATGCAATTCATGCCCGTACGAAATCTACGTTACTAGTCGTAAAATGAAACTACTCGCCGTGTCAAAGACGCGCGTAACATAGCGCTTACAAAATTTTGGCATACGCGAGTGTAATGAGCTTCGGTTTTGTGAACTTGGCTCCATCAAAATCAGAGGTATGGAAGCATGGTACGAGTCCAAGCATTCCGACGGTGCAGTATCGGTGCCTGAAGGGACACCAAAAGCATGAAACAGCAAGCACTGCAGCGCCGACTCCTGTGAGGTCAAATTCTTGCGCCGCCCTCAGATTTCCTTCAGTTGTACTAAAACCTACCCAGAGTGAAAAATCACCCTGCTCCAGGGACACTAATGAGCATTCGGTAGCCTAAGGgagtttttgttttcctttgcaTGTGTAGGTACTTAGTCTGGCTCTCGAATATGTCCACTAGGTTCGACCATTCAGTCTAGTTGCACGCTAAGGAACCGCCGAAGCCATATCACGGACCCGTCGAAGGTTATAGCTCGaacgacgccaagagcgacgatAAAGATATACGGTTATTACGAGAGGAAAAGTGGCACGTGCGTTGGCGCATAGTAAGCGGCGTGGACCCTTTCTTCCGCTTAAATTTCGTCGAAGGCCAGGAGGAGACTTGAAACATCGTCCTTGCTGGAGGCCCTAACGCTTAAAACAGTCACGTGTACCAATGAGAGTTGCCGCTGGGTCAAAATTGCGCGCCATCTCCCGGTTAATGTTGCGCTACAGCGAGTAAGGTGCAGCCGCATGTCGAATACACTAAGATGCCAGGTATGAATCGGTACCTGCTCGTTTTAGCCCTGGCCGTTTCGCCATTTTGCGCCGTGGCGAATGACATTCCTACGGTGCGGATCGACGCAGGCGTTGTCGTAGGAACACGCGTCGATGCCGGAGGAACGCAAGTGGACGCTTTCCTCGGGATACCGTACGGAAAGCCACCCGTCGGCAAACTTCGCTTCCGAAGACCACAACCGGTGCAACCGTGGGAAGGTGCGTACAACGCGACGGCAAAGCCACGCGCCTGTTGGCAGCTACCGTTCGACTTGCTCGGGCCGCTCGCGCTCCATTACTCGGATGCGTCAGAAGACTGCCTTTACGTCAACGTGTGGAGGCCGGTCGGAAGCCAAGGGTGCGCAAGCGGCCAGCAAAGTGCCTGTCGCGGGGCGCTTCTTCCCACGGCTGTTTTCATCCACGGCGGGGCCTTTCAGTGGGGCGACTCGGCGTTATtcgtgtacgacgcagccaacttCGTGGCCCTGACGGGGGACGTCGTGTTCGTGACGTTCAATTATCGAGTCAGCATGTTCGGATTCCTGGCCGCCCACGGCGCCAACGAAACAGGCGGAAACATGGGGCTCTGGGATCAAAACCTCGCCCTCAAGTGGGTCCGCAACAACGTCGCTAGCTTCGGCGGGGACCCCGAGCGAGTGACTCTGTGGGGACACAGTGCTGGCGCCATGTCCGTAGCTCTGCACGCACTATCGCCTCACAGCAACGGCCTTTTCCACAGGGCCATAATGATGAGCGGAGCGCCTTTCACAATGATACTCAACAGGGTGTTCAACCCGCGAGCCAGCTTCGATAGCATTGCGGCCGCGTTGCAATGCTACGATGCCAGGAAAGGAAGCGCGCGTGACCAGCTGTCTGAAGTAATGACATGCTTGCGAAGAACGGAAGCTTCGAAAGCGTTCGAAGCTCTGGAAAGCACGCGGTTCCTCCAACAGTGGTTTCTTCCCGTCGACAACGACGACTTCTTTCCGCACACATTCATGAGCGAGAAAACGTGGGATAAATTTCCACTTCTGGACGTTTTAATTGGCACGACAATAAACGAAGGCACCATGTTCTACAATCTGCTGCTTAAAGCGTTCCCCGGGCTGTCCGCGGCAGAGCCCGAAGAGTACAGCCTTATCGGAACCGCGGCCTTGTCGAGAATGTTCGAGATGCCGATCTCGAAGGCGCGGCAGCTAGCGGACATCTATTACggggaagacgacgctgctcggaCCTACGATCAAGCCAGGGACATAACATCCACAATCATGGGCGATGTATTCTTCGACTGTCCAACGCAACTGTTCGCCGATGCCGTAGCGTCGAAAGGTGTCCGCGTGCACAGGTACTCCTTCGCTCATATGTCTTCTCACAGCTTCGTGCCTCCGTGGATGGGAGTGGCCCACTCGGCGGACTTGCTCTACACTCTCGGCTCGCTGCCTTTCTTGAAGGACACAGAGCGCTACACGGATCCTCTGGGAAAAGTGGGAAAGAGATTCCTGCAGACGCAAGATTACACAAGCGATGAGGACGGCTTCATGAAAGAACTCGTCAGTGCATTCGCCCAGTTTATGCGGAATGGGTGAGTTCATACAGGATTTTTTGTCGCTATAAATAACTACGCCCGAGGAAGAAAACAAACTTAACGCTCACGCTATGCTATGCTATGTGGTTAAGTTTGCCGTATCGCTTTGGATTcaatatctgctacgggtcccacTTGGACCCAATAGTTTAATTTGTTTttaatatggcggagtgcttgaagcactcaaGCACGGGTTGGCACGGTATATTGCACTGACTCCAGGATCGGCCCGGGAAACATTAGCGCGCGCGCGTCTTTccttatctttcctctcctatcttccgactctcctactttcagcacgcggcagcggtTGTGGCACGTGGCAGTGGGCAGGCCCGTacgctttccttttcattcttcctgacagcaatagcagtagcagtagcagtaggaTACTTTTCGAAGAGCCCAGATTAAGTGCTTACAGTTGTGTGGGGCTCCGTGAATCAGGGAGAAATGCTCAAGTTGAGCCAACGTAAGGCAGGCACACCAGAAAGGGAGGGGCGGATTAGGGAGGAATGGTATAGATAGTGCCACTGGGCAATGTGAAAGAGGCTACGCTCTCCAGGTTACGCCGTAGGCACCAGCCGACACGTGCTCACGAAAAGAAAACACAGAACTGTGTAGCCGTTTCCTACTCTTGTTCTGCGTAGTTCTCTAGTGCAGGGTGTAAGAATATCCCGGTGCATTAATGACGCCTCCGCACCTGTCTAAATCTCGGCCATACTTCGAACTTTCACCATGAGGCAGAGCTAGTGTTCAGTGGGTTATAGTGGCTACTTTGATAACTGCCATCAACGTTCCAGCGATGTCGGCGTTACTCCGAACGTGCGAA
Coding sequences within it:
- the LOC144136375 gene encoding acetylcholinesterase-like, whose amino-acid sequence is MPGMNRYLLVLALAVSPFCAVANDIPTVRIDAGVVVGTRVDAGGTQVDAFLGIPYGKPPVGKLRFRRPQPVQPWEGAYNATAKPRACWQLPFDLLGPLALHYSDASEDCLYVNVWRPVGSQGCASGQQSACRGALLPTAVFIHGGAFQWGDSALFVYDAANFVALTGDVVFVTFNYRVSMFGFLAAHGANETGGNMGLWDQNLALKWVRNNVASFGGDPERVTLWGHSAGAMSVALHALSPHSNGLFHRAIMMSGAPFTMILNRVFNPRASFDSIAAALQCYDARKGSARDQLSEVMTCLRRTEASKAFEALESTRFLQQWFLPVDNDDFFPHTFMSEKTWDKFPLLDVLIGTTINEGTMFYNLLLKAFPGLSAAEPEEYSLIGTAALSRMFEMPISKARQLADIYYGEDDAARTYDQARDITSTIMGDVFFDCPTQLFADAVASKGVRVHRYSFAHMSSHSFVPPWMGVAHSADLLYTLGSLPFLKDTERYTDPLGKVGKRFLQTQDYTSDEDGFMKELVSAFAQFMRNGTPMIPSPGVQWPVYTAQARQLLLMKPRNYSVVAAGKKELCELWKNAVVTSDSNIKQAISTPPTTKPVKSDSNMPPKKQWPRPRHAASSSPVMLPWSLFIMFTLPGLIKV